A section of the Leptospira kobayashii genome encodes:
- the secF gene encoding protein translocase subunit SecF — translation MFKFDFIKYKAISISLSTILIIAGFAVTFGKYGGFAHSLDFDGGLRSVIELPVGKGRPDLESFFKKSEIEAVIILLEKDKNIYQMDIGLGSTPQIDQLYNQIPVNEREAKTSSIDKFVTILQREFQVPKEKILSADQVGAVVGSELTSTGITLLGTTLLIILLYLSYRSQFKFALASALALIHDILFTLAMIGFFQMKPSVPMIAALLTLLGYSINDKIVVFDRIRENSHGKDNLALSNVINVSIGQTLGRTINTSLTTLISVVAIIIGGAVELYDFAFILIFGVIVGTYSSIFIAAPISEIYDQFRRKRKLA, via the coding sequence ATGTTTAAGTTTGATTTTATCAAATACAAAGCGATTTCGATTTCTTTATCTACAATCCTGATCATTGCAGGATTTGCAGTCACCTTTGGAAAGTACGGCGGGTTTGCACATTCCCTTGATTTTGACGGAGGACTTCGTTCCGTGATCGAACTTCCCGTAGGGAAAGGTCGTCCGGATTTGGAATCGTTTTTTAAAAAGTCCGAGATTGAAGCAGTGATCATCCTTTTGGAAAAAGATAAAAATATCTATCAAATGGATATCGGTCTCGGTTCTACTCCTCAAATAGACCAGTTGTACAATCAGATCCCTGTGAATGAAAGAGAAGCGAAAACTTCTTCAATCGATAAGTTCGTAACTATTTTACAGAGAGAATTCCAAGTTCCTAAGGAGAAAATTTTATCCGCTGACCAAGTGGGAGCGGTAGTGGGAAGTGAATTGACTTCCACAGGGATTACGCTTTTGGGAACCACTCTTTTGATCATTTTGTTATACTTAAGCTATAGGTCTCAGTTCAAGTTTGCATTGGCTTCGGCACTTGCACTCATTCATGACATACTATTTACTTTGGCTATGATCGGATTTTTCCAAATGAAACCGAGTGTTCCAATGATTGCCGCATTACTTACGTTACTTGGTTATTCCATCAATGATAAGATCGTAGTGTTTGATCGTATCAGGGAAAATTCTCATGGAAAAGACAATTTGGCGCTTTCGAATGTAATCAATGTTTCCATAGGACAAACTTTGGGAAGAACGATCAATACATCCTTAACAACACTGATTTCCGTCGTTGCTATCATTATCGGCGGTGCGGTCGAATTGTATGATTTTGCTTTTATCCTGATTTTCGGAGTGATTGTCGGAACTTATTCTTCGATTTTTATTGCTGCGCCGATTTCGGAAATCTATGACCAGTTTAGAAGGAAACGAAAGTTAGCGTAA
- a CDS encoding STAS domain-containing protein, whose product MELKLNTSGKVKTIEISGKFDIESTEEFESIFSKVTESNPGIVAIEMSRLDYIDSSGIGSLIKSLNNLKNKKGKLILIGMKPMIQNVFKLAKLDMFFEILSLGDFQTKYGQGDDDADINDLLRKS is encoded by the coding sequence ATGGAGCTCAAGTTAAACACATCCGGTAAGGTGAAAACGATAGAGATTTCAGGAAAATTTGATATCGAGTCCACCGAGGAATTTGAATCCATTTTTTCCAAGGTGACCGAGTCGAATCCGGGTATAGTTGCAATCGAGATGAGTCGACTTGATTATATTGATTCTTCCGGTATAGGTTCTCTAATCAAGAGTCTCAACAATCTGAAAAACAAAAAAGGCAAGCTCATCCTAATCGGAATGAAACCGATGATTCAGAATGTATTTAAATTAGCAAAGTTAGATATGTTTTTTGAGATTTTAAGTTTAGGAGATTTTCAAACTAAATACGGACAAGGTGATGATGACGCGGACATAAACGACCTACTTAGAAAATCTTAA
- a CDS encoding bifunctional diaminohydroxyphosphoribosylaminopyrimidine deaminase/5-amino-6-(5-phosphoribosylamino)uracil reductase RibD, whose product MFSELPPSDKKRILNELRRLSFLSMGLSSPNPPVAALILDDAGRILASGHTQISGGFHAERAAYANWEETLSRESVEQKKIPHSLIVSLEPCTHFGKTPPCRDLVLEEKPKELVIGFKDPNPLVASGDWNQYKEQGIVTKLAPEVAKYSFPYLFGFFTRMKKEKPWVWIKSAVTKQGFYASDAKERVQITNEASDYYLQMLRGKFDAIVVGPKTVSVDEPSLSFRLTENSFQKRGNVTKHFTSDQEKFFFSPGKEFLESLLTETNEKDRFAFHLDRIRSFQPYRIFVLGENQLLSESFIKKQSDLNSKLGKKGCIFYRILTKNSKKQDFKTKEDFLLSNLSDFPIDSFYPDEGELFLRSLAEREIGTAIFEVGSFLYEFVKDHLEEEDCILTIEGNQNVSISHGKKFSGLSDGELVSGFQVGEDLWNLRSLSKPV is encoded by the coding sequence GTGTTTTCGGAACTTCCCCCCTCAGACAAAAAAAGAATTTTAAATGAATTAAGAAGACTTTCCTTTTTATCAATGGGATTGTCTTCTCCCAATCCTCCGGTTGCGGCCTTGATCTTAGATGATGCGGGTCGCATTCTTGCTTCAGGACACACTCAAATTTCCGGTGGTTTTCATGCGGAAAGAGCCGCTTATGCAAATTGGGAAGAAACTCTTTCGCGGGAATCCGTAGAACAAAAGAAAATACCCCACTCACTCATTGTTAGTTTGGAACCTTGCACTCACTTTGGAAAAACTCCACCTTGCAGAGATTTGGTTTTAGAAGAGAAGCCTAAGGAACTGGTAATCGGATTTAAAGATCCGAATCCTCTCGTTGCTTCGGGAGATTGGAATCAGTACAAAGAACAAGGAATTGTAACTAAGCTCGCTCCTGAAGTTGCAAAATATTCTTTCCCCTATCTGTTCGGTTTTTTTACCAGAATGAAAAAGGAAAAACCCTGGGTTTGGATCAAATCGGCAGTCACAAAACAAGGGTTTTATGCTTCCGATGCCAAGGAAAGAGTCCAAATTACGAACGAAGCTTCGGATTATTATTTGCAAATGCTTCGAGGAAAATTCGATGCAATTGTGGTCGGGCCGAAAACAGTCAGCGTTGATGAACCATCGCTTAGTTTTCGTTTAACGGAAAATTCTTTTCAAAAAAGAGGGAATGTTACGAAACATTTTACTTCGGATCAGGAAAAATTCTTTTTTTCTCCGGGTAAGGAGTTTTTGGAAAGTTTGTTAACGGAAACAAACGAAAAAGATAGATTCGCTTTTCATCTGGATAGGATTCGATCTTTTCAACCTTACCGTATATTCGTATTAGGTGAAAATCAGCTTTTATCCGAATCGTTTATTAAAAAACAATCGGATCTAAATTCTAAACTGGGGAAAAAGGGTTGTATCTTTTATCGGATTCTTACGAAAAATTCCAAGAAACAGGATTTCAAAACAAAAGAGGATTTCTTGCTTTCGAACCTTTCCGATTTTCCAATCGACAGTTTCTATCCTGATGAAGGCGAATTGTTCCTTCGTTCTCTTGCTGAAAGAGAAATCGGTACAGCTATCTTTGAAGTCGGATCTTTTTTATATGAATTTGTAAAGGATCATCTGGAAGAAGAGGATTGTATTTTGACGATTGAGGGAAATCAGAACGTTTCCATTTCTCATGGAAAAAAGTTTTCAGGATTATCCGATGGAGAACTTGTTTCGGGGTTCCAAGTGGGAGAAGACCTCTGGAATTTGCGCTCTTTGTCCAAACCAGTTTAG
- a CDS encoding riboflavin synthase — protein sequence MFTGIIETKGKILKASPVDSGIEFQIQTEWDKPDLSIGDSVAINGACMTVTDFQEKGNIFSFYTSYKSLELTNLSELNAGGSVNLERAMSAGQRFGGHMVQGHVDGVGKIHSRKTIESDSVEEFWVECPEPLIKYLVKKGSITVEGVSLTIVEVENRLFQLILIPETLRKTNAISWEVGKIVNLEVDVLAKYIENFMELRFSK from the coding sequence ATGTTTACTGGAATCATTGAAACCAAAGGTAAAATACTCAAAGCAAGTCCAGTTGATTCGGGGATTGAATTTCAAATTCAAACGGAGTGGGACAAACCTGATCTTTCCATCGGCGACTCCGTTGCCATCAACGGCGCTTGCATGACTGTTACGGATTTTCAAGAGAAAGGAAATATTTTTTCTTTTTATACTTCTTATAAATCTTTGGAACTCACCAACTTGTCTGAGTTAAACGCCGGTGGTTCCGTAAACCTGGAAAGAGCGATGTCCGCAGGACAAAGATTTGGCGGTCATATGGTCCAAGGCCATGTGGACGGGGTAGGGAAGATCCATAGCCGGAAGACAATCGAGTCCGATTCTGTTGAGGAGTTTTGGGTGGAATGCCCGGAACCCTTAATCAAATATTTGGTAAAAAAAGGAAGTATCACCGTAGAGGGAGTGAGCCTTACGATTGTCGAAGTGGAAAACAGGTTGTTTCAGTTGATTTTAATTCCCGAAACACTTCGCAAAACAAACGCTATATCCTGGGAAGTTGGAAAAATCGTAAACTTGGAAGTGGATGTTCTGGCAAAGTATATTGAGAATTTTATGGAATTAAGATTTTCTAAGTAG